One genomic window of Halobellus limi includes the following:
- a CDS encoding IS6 family transposase gives MQEPDRLIECSDFPELEFVEREATPEPAMKVGIQLHLAGLSLSDTVSVLAGLGVERRRSTVHNWIQKADLQPTEGRDPNYVAVDETVIRVNDQRYWLFAAVDPDTNRLLHVRLFPTRTEALTEMFLAELREKHLVDDAIFLVDGAPWLQAACHRHSLRFQHVTHGNRNAVERVFKELKRRTEAFANHFRHADPKTAETWLQAFAVCFNQLI, from the coding sequence ATGCAAGAACCAGACCGCCTCATCGAGTGTAGCGACTTTCCGGAGTTAGAGTTTGTGGAGCGAGAGGCGACACCCGAACCGGCGATGAAGGTGGGTATCCAACTGCATTTAGCAGGATTGTCACTGTCGGATACCGTCTCTGTCCTCGCTGGCTTGGGTGTCGAACGTCGTCGTTCCACCGTTCACAACTGGATTCAGAAGGCCGATCTACAGCCAACAGAGGGCCGAGATCCGAATTACGTTGCTGTAGACGAGACTGTAATTCGAGTGAATGACCAACGCTACTGGCTGTTTGCGGCGGTCGATCCCGACACGAACCGCCTGCTGCACGTGCGGCTGTTCCCGACCAGAACCGAAGCGCTGACCGAGATGTTCCTCGCGGAACTCCGCGAGAAACATCTCGTCGACGACGCGATCTTCCTGGTCGATGGCGCACCCTGGCTGCAGGCGGCCTGCCACCGCCACTCACTCCGATTCCAACACGTCACCCACGGGAATCGGAATGCCGTCGAACGCGTGTTTAAAGAGTTGAAACGCCGAACTGAAGCCTTCGCAAACCACTTCAGACACGCTGATCCGAAAACCGCTGAAACGTGGCTCCAAGCATTCGCCGTCTGCTTCAATCAGCTAATCTGA
- a CDS encoding lipid II flippase MurJ: MRIGQTSFIVFISKFLSSGLGFAATLVFARVVGAEVLGYYSLVLVVSKWLRTGGEVGVASAVTKRMSESDEKEAYFTAGLIIVVGICVVVSLAVVLFKDAVNSYLGVEAAFFVTLLVVIGLPASLISSALHGDRLVHISGLLGPVRVGSQSLIQITLVVAGLGLTGMLVGYAAGAALVSCLGLLFLSVGFQWPAKEHFISLIDFAKYSWLGNLSSRSFTDMDFIVLGAFVSPALVGVYQIAWNLTNFVGIFSSSIQQTTFPELSHADARNQDNQFGTIITDSIANTGLISIPGLVGALVIGDRLLRIYGDEFTRGTTVLALLIVSMIIYDYQGQLMTGLNALDRPELSFRVNATFITVNIVLNVILVHLFGWVGAAVATVISATVGLILAFRYLFQVLKFEVPIAEMGRQSASAVVMGGVVFITRRVLESSHIADNVIIVLLLVAVGPVTYFSLLAVLSRRFRSIVSDNLPASLSEIS; the protein is encoded by the coding sequence ATGCGTATTGGACAAACCTCGTTCATCGTTTTCATTTCAAAATTCCTCAGTTCCGGGCTTGGCTTCGCTGCAACGCTCGTGTTCGCTCGGGTTGTTGGTGCGGAGGTTCTTGGGTACTACTCGCTCGTACTCGTTGTCAGCAAGTGGCTACGAACCGGCGGTGAGGTCGGAGTGGCGTCCGCGGTGACAAAGCGGATGAGCGAATCGGACGAAAAGGAGGCTTATTTCACTGCCGGACTTATTATTGTTGTTGGCATCTGCGTCGTCGTCTCTCTCGCTGTCGTCCTATTCAAAGACGCAGTAAATTCGTATCTAGGCGTCGAAGCTGCCTTCTTCGTCACCCTACTTGTCGTCATCGGCCTTCCGGCGTCTCTGATTAGCTCCGCGTTACACGGCGACCGACTCGTCCACATCTCCGGCTTACTTGGACCGGTTCGAGTGGGGAGCCAGAGTCTAATTCAAATCACTCTCGTAGTTGCCGGGTTGGGACTGACCGGGATGCTGGTGGGGTACGCAGCCGGTGCGGCTCTCGTTAGCTGTCTCGGACTGCTGTTCCTCTCGGTTGGATTCCAGTGGCCGGCGAAAGAACACTTTATAAGCCTGATCGACTTCGCCAAATACTCTTGGCTCGGAAATCTCAGTAGCCGCTCATTTACTGATATGGATTTTATTGTTCTTGGAGCGTTCGTCTCCCCAGCGCTCGTTGGAGTCTATCAGATCGCATGGAATCTGACGAACTTCGTAGGGATATTCAGTTCAAGTATACAGCAGACCACGTTCCCCGAACTCAGTCACGCCGACGCAAGAAATCAGGACAATCAATTCGGGACGATAATTACCGACTCGATCGCGAATACCGGCCTTATTTCTATTCCAGGCTTGGTTGGTGCTCTCGTTATCGGGGACCGGCTGCTGCGGATTTACGGGGACGAGTTCACCCGAGGCACTACGGTCCTAGCCCTCTTGATTGTTTCAATGATTATATATGATTATCAAGGACAGCTGATGACCGGCTTGAACGCACTTGACCGTCCTGAACTCTCGTTTCGGGTGAATGCAACGTTTATTACCGTTAATATCGTTCTAAACGTTATTCTCGTACACCTGTTCGGCTGGGTCGGTGCTGCAGTCGCAACCGTCATCTCAGCGACAGTGGGACTGATCCTTGCGTTCAGATACTTATTCCAGGTCTTGAAATTCGAGGTACCGATAGCTGAGATGGGGAGACAGTCTGCGTCAGCTGTAGTGATGGGGGGCGTCGTTTTTATTACTCGACGGGTTCTCGAATCGAGTCACATCGCTGACAACGTTATTATCGTCTTGTTACTTGTCGCCGTTGGACCAGTAACGTATTTTTCGCTACTGGCAGTTCTCTCACGCCGGTTCAGATCGATTGTCTCTGATAACCTACCAGCTTCACTTTCGGAGATCTCCTAA
- a CDS encoding GDP-mannose 4,6-dehydratase, which yields MRVLITGGSGFIGSHLVDHLIDTTDADIIVLDDFSTGKRSNIEHIKSDRLTVREGDIRDESTVRDVVEGADAIYHLAAAVGVKKIIDDPLDSLRTNLSGTENVLKAAENDKTPTFIASSSEVYGKTKDVPFDEEEDRVLGPTASLRWSYATAKAADESMAFGYYREYDLPVVVARFFNIVGPRQTGQYGMVIPTFIDQALSGEPLTVYGDGTQTRSFTHVRDAVSIVYELLQTEEAYGDVYNIGTPEPISINELARRVIEITGSDSEITHIPFEQAYKKDFEEPLHREPDVTKLKKTIGRIPETDLNGILTDIIN from the coding sequence ATGCGCGTGTTAATAACCGGAGGATCTGGTTTTATAGGTTCCCACCTCGTCGACCATTTGATTGACACTACTGATGCGGATATAATCGTTCTAGACGATTTTTCTACTGGGAAAAGATCAAATATCGAACATATAAAGAGCGATCGCCTCACCGTTCGCGAAGGAGATATCAGAGACGAGTCGACCGTCCGGGATGTCGTTGAGGGAGCAGATGCGATTTACCATCTCGCTGCAGCAGTTGGCGTTAAAAAAATAATCGACGATCCGCTTGACTCCTTGCGGACTAACCTTTCCGGGACAGAAAACGTATTAAAGGCTGCAGAAAATGACAAAACACCCACATTTATTGCCTCATCATCGGAGGTATACGGCAAGACTAAAGACGTTCCGTTCGATGAAGAGGAAGATCGGGTTCTGGGACCGACAGCCTCGCTTCGGTGGAGTTATGCCACCGCAAAGGCCGCAGACGAAAGTATGGCTTTCGGTTATTACAGAGAATATGATCTCCCGGTAGTCGTCGCCCGGTTCTTCAACATTGTCGGCCCACGACAGACCGGACAGTACGGAATGGTAATTCCGACGTTCATTGATCAGGCGTTATCGGGAGAACCCTTGACAGTCTACGGTGACGGTACTCAGACTCGGAGCTTTACACACGTTCGTGATGCAGTTAGTATTGTTTATGAGCTATTACAAACTGAGGAGGCGTATGGAGATGTGTATAACATCGGGACTCCGGAGCCGATCAGTATCAATGAACTCGCCCGACGTGTGATAGAGATCACCGGATCGGATTCGGAAATCACACACATCCCGTTTGAGCAAGCATATAAGAAAGACTTCGAAGAGCCACTCCACCGAGAGCCAGACGTAACAAAGCTCAAAAAGACGATCGGTCGAATACCCGAGACGGACCTCAATGGAATTTTAACGGATATTATCAATTAG
- a CDS encoding glycosyltransferase family 61 protein codes for MVKKARHRAVEIARTDGLVSLFRCAPSYAIEYLTKFIAKKHSSENSIDREELIAIGRLNDSVWFDEPETSVDAESFTAPAPDNFSDFTVNTGRSFVCELELCRLVGPSAVGFTNERELILESAGSDGERFVSRLGTFLGDRPIRTLRRSAPSSSIPIITTPVFPLVPFFNQYYYHWIAQYLPKLRMLELYESQTGREPQLLIPEDPPSFVVETLSLLGYGSDRCIEWNGKETEVDRLVISNFNIHSSDLKLFEYSRRDYQWLRETVLSGNEIATNRDGGKKIYISRQQSARGRSVLNYDELMEELESRGFESYVMESLPIRKQIQVIADAETIVSPHGAGLTNMIFSEDATIVELFPESYISPYFYFLANVLGFEYEYLISESEENDLIVDIEFLQTVLDDAST; via the coding sequence ATGGTGAAAAAGGCTAGACATAGAGCGGTTGAAATCGCACGGACGGACGGCCTCGTTTCGTTATTTCGATGTGCTCCTTCCTATGCGATCGAGTATCTCACAAAATTCATTGCGAAAAAACACAGCTCTGAAAATAGTATTGATAGAGAGGAATTGATAGCTATCGGCAGGCTAAACGATTCTGTTTGGTTTGACGAGCCAGAGACGTCGGTTGACGCCGAATCGTTCACTGCTCCGGCACCGGACAATTTCTCCGATTTCACTGTCAACACTGGGAGATCGTTCGTTTGTGAACTGGAATTATGTCGGTTAGTAGGTCCTTCAGCGGTTGGTTTCACCAACGAACGAGAGCTGATCCTTGAGTCAGCTGGCAGTGACGGCGAACGGTTTGTCAGCAGGTTAGGTACGTTTTTAGGGGACCGGCCGATACGGACGCTGAGACGATCTGCTCCATCGAGTTCGATACCGATAATAACGACACCAGTGTTTCCTCTGGTACCCTTTTTCAATCAGTACTACTACCATTGGATAGCGCAATACCTCCCGAAACTGCGAATGCTGGAGTTGTATGAGAGCCAAACCGGTCGCGAACCACAACTCCTGATTCCAGAGGATCCGCCCTCATTCGTCGTCGAAACGCTTTCGTTACTCGGCTATGGTTCGGATCGCTGTATCGAGTGGAACGGAAAAGAGACGGAAGTCGATCGTCTCGTCATTTCGAATTTCAATATACACAGCTCGGATCTGAAGCTATTCGAATACTCGCGTCGCGATTATCAGTGGCTCAGGGAGACCGTGCTGTCCGGAAACGAGATCGCGACCAATCGAGATGGTGGAAAGAAGATATACATATCCAGACAGCAATCGGCGAGAGGACGTTCCGTGCTCAACTACGATGAACTGATGGAGGAGCTCGAATCCCGTGGGTTCGAATCCTACGTTATGGAGTCGCTCCCGATACGAAAGCAGATTCAGGTGATCGCCGATGCGGAGACGATCGTCTCTCCGCATGGTGCCGGACTGACTAATATGATATTTTCGGAAGATGCTACGATTGTCGAACTCTTTCCGGAATCGTATATTAGCCCGTATTTTTATTTCTTGGCTAATGTGCTCGGATTTGAATATGAGTATTTGATCTCCGAATCCGAAGAAAATGATCTGATCGTCGATATTGAATTCCTGCAGACCGTTCTGGACGACGCCTCCACGTGA
- a CDS encoding glycosyltransferase: MTDRDVSDAKNANSLSDIEVAIAHWHIDSWGGSEYLVTKLAEALGKTTVYTVGDPEPDETNPYGDIHFYDVTADISGIGTSFKRHFGRSAEYSLWEDVDWRIYGSPDVLITSGSTPRAVITPDTTLHVNYCHSPPRWFYDLYHDRKSSLLGQLARPAVRYLRMRDSALDDRVDHYLANSPIISRRLWKYYKRDAEVVYPPVKLNQYENHGDEGFYFHLGRLDVEKGIKAVVDSFEGINKRIVFAGGEGDAGVVDRIQAAENMDYVGFVSEAEKYDLLGRCRAVVFNGRNEDFGIVPIEANASGKPCLARDEGFPGLFIEDGINGYSHNGSPPSIRSAINQLEREGLSGDPESLIGQFSMASFEDQLRATVAEMLGSFQTQFKCQ, from the coding sequence ATGACTGACAGAGATGTATCCGATGCGAAAAATGCCAATTCTCTTTCAGATATAGAGGTCGCCATCGCGCACTGGCACATCGATTCTTGGGGCGGTTCGGAATATCTCGTGACAAAACTGGCCGAGGCCCTCGGGAAGACGACTGTCTACACCGTCGGTGACCCAGAACCAGACGAGACAAATCCGTACGGTGATATCCATTTCTATGACGTAACTGCTGATATATCGGGGATTGGAACTTCATTTAAGCGTCATTTTGGCCGCTCCGCAGAGTATAGTCTCTGGGAGGATGTCGACTGGCGCATCTATGGATCGCCGGATGTTCTCATCACCTCCGGATCGACACCACGAGCCGTCATCACGCCAGATACGACACTACACGTTAATTACTGTCACTCGCCACCACGATGGTTTTATGACCTCTACCACGACCGGAAAAGTTCCCTCCTAGGTCAGTTGGCTCGACCCGCTGTCCGCTATCTCCGAATGCGCGATAGCGCGCTCGATGACCGCGTTGACCACTACCTCGCCAATAGCCCTATCATTTCTCGCCGCCTATGGAAATATTACAAGCGCGACGCCGAGGTTGTCTACCCCCCTGTCAAACTCAACCAGTACGAAAACCACGGCGACGAGGGATTCTATTTCCACCTCGGACGGCTTGATGTAGAAAAGGGGATCAAGGCTGTCGTCGACTCGTTCGAAGGGATAAATAAACGAATTGTCTTCGCTGGCGGTGAGGGCGACGCGGGCGTCGTTGACCGGATACAGGCTGCCGAGAATATGGACTACGTTGGGTTCGTCTCCGAGGCTGAGAAGTACGATCTCCTCGGCCGGTGTCGGGCAGTCGTATTTAATGGACGTAACGAGGACTTTGGAATTGTCCCGATAGAAGCCAATGCAAGCGGGAAACCCTGTCTCGCTCGTGACGAGGGATTTCCGGGACTATTTATTGAAGACGGGATCAACGGGTATTCGCATAATGGCTCACCGCCATCGATCCGCTCCGCGATCAACCAACTAGAGCGTGAAGGACTCTCGGGAGATCCGGAATCGCTCATTGGCCAGTTTTCGATGGCGTCGTTCGAAGATCAGCTGCGAGCAACTGTCGCTGAAATGCTCGGATCGTTTCAGACGCAATTTAAATGTCAGTAA
- a CDS encoding sulfatase, with the protein MTMRPNFVLLTVDSLRADHSTKASELMPRINEYTDDGVRFTRAYANGYATPISFPTILTGTYADHYGGSGYMSDERPFLASKFQDSGYATAGFHTNPHLRDDKNYDIGFNTYNDFDDEAGGLSRLRYLVTQNLDSDSVLYKLLKRVYHFVRTTSGSSDYTEAPALNEKALRWIDQERDKDSPFFLWTHYMDVHYPFYPPDEFLDDVTDRSISKNRAISVNGKMHEDGTELSDEDIADLQALYRGDVRYLDHHLGEFIDALKQRGLLEDTVFIVTSDHGELFGEHGKVGHPPSGYEESFHVPLFCFGPGIPEGRRIEDIASLLDIPPTVAGLFDLGEDSRWEGKSLVPSIKDGPRDQEHSMFLGDTSVLAYQNERWRLVWWRDIDNPENPDQEWDLWQLPECKRVPVDSQKDIVNDFREEMHSFLDRAAKRDKLAEPAVGEETEDRLEALGYK; encoded by the coding sequence ATGACGATGAGGCCGAATTTCGTTCTTCTCACAGTAGATAGTCTCCGTGCAGACCATTCGACTAAGGCTTCTGAGCTAATGCCGCGAATAAACGAATATACTGATGATGGTGTCCGATTTACTCGAGCATACGCTAACGGGTATGCAACGCCAATCTCGTTTCCGACAATCCTCACGGGTACCTATGCAGACCACTATGGTGGTTCCGGATATATGTCCGATGAACGTCCTTTCCTCGCCTCGAAATTTCAAGATTCCGGCTACGCTACTGCTGGCTTCCACACAAACCCCCACCTTCGTGACGACAAGAACTACGACATCGGATTCAACACCTACAACGATTTCGACGACGAGGCGGGGGGGCTCTCACGTCTCCGGTATCTCGTCACCCAAAACTTGGATAGCGACTCGGTTCTCTACAAATTACTCAAGCGCGTGTATCACTTCGTCAGAACCACTTCCGGGAGTAGCGACTACACGGAAGCACCTGCACTCAACGAAAAAGCACTCCGATGGATAGATCAGGAACGTGACAAGGACAGTCCGTTCTTTTTGTGGACTCATTATATGGACGTTCACTATCCGTTCTACCCGCCAGATGAGTTTCTTGACGATGTAACCGACAGGTCAATTTCGAAGAACCGGGCCATCTCGGTCAACGGCAAAATGCACGAGGATGGGACGGAACTTTCCGACGAGGACATCGCCGATTTACAGGCGCTCTACCGCGGTGATGTCCGGTATCTCGACCACCACCTTGGTGAGTTCATTGATGCGCTCAAACAGCGGGGACTATTAGAAGACACTGTATTCATCGTTACATCAGATCACGGGGAACTGTTTGGGGAACACGGTAAGGTTGGACATCCCCCATCGGGCTACGAAGAAAGCTTTCACGTCCCGCTTTTCTGTTTCGGCCCGGGAATCCCGGAAGGCAGGCGGATCGAGGACATCGCTTCACTCCTGGATATCCCCCCAACGGTCGCCGGGCTGTTTGACCTCGGTGAGGACTCCCGATGGGAGGGGAAGAGCCTCGTACCCTCTATCAAGGACGGCCCACGAGACCAAGAGCATTCGATGTTTCTCGGGGATACAAGCGTGCTCGCCTACCAGAACGAAAGGTGGAGACTCGTCTGGTGGCGGGATATCGATAACCCCGAAAACCCGGACCAAGAGTGGGATCTCTGGCAGCTTCCGGAGTGTAAACGAGTTCCTGTCGACAGCCAAAAAGACATCGTCAACGATTTTCGCGAGGAGATGCACTCCTTCCTTGACCGAGCAGCAAAGAGGGACAAACTGGCTGAACCAGCGGTCGGTGAGGAGACCGAAGACAGACTTGAGGCACTCGGGTACAAATGA
- a CDS encoding glycosyltransferase family 4 protein: MKVAIVTPRYPPRSSGGGEQSTKLLATQLTTQDRIDRVTVFSFDGTGSTMRDGVEIRRLGSVSSFITELQNLSVASKLRGRLASYDIIHTYNMELNPIVGYLSTREGTPSVASLNSYHFFHSSVTNTTAEGLERVYELVGMPTTGRILRYLMKLNDAFIALSRASREVYHQHGFDGIEIDYVPNMIDPSFELPTRDLTDGFQLLYVGSLSENKGVRYLIEAMSRLPKRYELRIVGDGERKEDLQALTRNLGAADRTTFRGRVPHDQIGQEYASADIFVHPGIWQEPFGRTILEAMLAELPVVCTDIGGPPEIVPTEELICKPADPAAISTAIQRVEELPDDVGERNRRYAVENYSPSVVVPQIVDIYERLVSQ; encoded by the coding sequence ATGAAGGTCGCTATTGTCACACCCCGGTACCCGCCGCGATCGAGCGGCGGGGGCGAGCAGAGTACGAAACTGCTCGCAACACAACTGACAACACAAGACCGAATCGACAGAGTCACTGTCTTCTCGTTTGATGGAACCGGGTCTACGATGCGAGATGGTGTCGAGATCCGGCGGCTCGGCAGTGTATCTTCGTTTATTACGGAGCTACAGAACCTCTCCGTTGCCAGCAAACTTCGCGGTCGACTCGCTAGCTATGATATTATCCATACATATAATATGGAACTCAATCCCATCGTTGGCTATCTGTCCACGCGCGAGGGGACCCCTTCTGTAGCGTCGCTGAACTCCTATCATTTCTTCCACAGTTCAGTAACGAACACGACGGCTGAGGGCCTCGAAAGAGTGTATGAATTAGTTGGAATGCCGACAACCGGCCGTATACTTCGATATTTGATGAAGTTGAATGATGCATTCATCGCATTAAGCCGAGCGAGTCGTGAGGTATACCATCAGCACGGCTTTGATGGAATAGAAATCGATTATGTGCCGAATATGATTGACCCATCGTTTGAGCTCCCGACCCGGGACTTGACCGACGGATTTCAGCTTCTCTATGTGGGATCACTCTCCGAAAATAAGGGTGTAAGATATCTCATTGAGGCGATGTCGCGATTACCTAAACGGTATGAGTTGCGGATCGTCGGTGACGGCGAGCGGAAAGAGGACCTCCAAGCACTCACAAGAAATCTCGGCGCTGCGGACCGGACGACATTCCGCGGTCGGGTTCCCCACGATCAGATCGGACAGGAATACGCTAGTGCTGATATATTTGTTCATCCGGGGATCTGGCAAGAGCCGTTCGGTAGGACTATTCTCGAAGCGATGTTGGCCGAGCTGCCGGTGGTCTGTACGGATATCGGAGGCCCACCAGAGATTGTCCCGACCGAGGAACTTATTTGCAAGCCGGCAGATCCTGCGGCCATATCGACGGCTATCCAGCGTGTTGAGGAACTCCCGGATGATGTCGGTGAACGAAATCGGCGCTATGCTGTGGAAAACTACTCACCATCAGTCGTCGTTCCTCAGATCGTCGATATCTATGAGAGGCTCGTCAGCCAGTAA